The Flavobacterium jumunjinense genome includes a region encoding these proteins:
- a CDS encoding WD40/YVTN/BNR-like repeat-containing protein, translated as MNKRSILQLLVIILTFNACSTDDDNTATDNGTTDGDSLTQIVGTEVTTNTDKTLKSVCFANETVGYIAGGKAELVTADNSAIILKTTDGGTTWNSVFTDTGYYAISIYATSPTVAYATTSSNFILKTTDGGATWEQKQIGTNNFYMSHVNFVSNDVGYVVGSNSANGELYKTTDAGETWIDLKEDNTILTNLLIDNQLTNIEFSATETISISGGLWNNGTLLRSTNAGVDWNKISVSGNIKTTDVSIAGNTGFLVGNNGITNASSELGELFKTTDSGVTWSLVNTGFNNRIEKLSYKNDVICVVGKNKSNNLSDPEFLMLSKDNGNTWSRVGHNFAVVGWEDVTFISATKIIAVGYSGRSILIQL; from the coding sequence ATGAACAAAAGGTCAATTCTGCAACTATTAGTGATAATCCTAACATTTAATGCATGCTCAACGGATGATGATAATACGGCAACAGATAACGGTACTACAGATGGAGATTCTCTAACACAGATTGTTGGAACAGAGGTAACAACAAATACAGATAAAACATTAAAATCTGTTTGTTTTGCTAATGAAACTGTTGGTTATATAGCAGGTGGTAAAGCGGAGTTAGTTACTGCAGATAATTCAGCAATTATATTAAAAACAACTGATGGTGGTACAACATGGAACTCGGTGTTTACAGACACTGGGTATTATGCTATTAGTATATATGCTACTTCGCCTACAGTTGCTTATGCTACTACGTCAAGTAATTTTATTTTAAAAACAACAGATGGTGGTGCAACTTGGGAACAAAAACAGATTGGTACCAATAATTTCTATATGTCACATGTCAATTTTGTAAGTAATGATGTAGGATACGTTGTGGGGTCTAATAGCGCAAATGGAGAATTGTATAAAACTACTGACGCTGGTGAAACTTGGATTGATTTAAAGGAGGATAATACAATTCTAACAAATCTTTTAATTGATAATCAGCTTACAAATATTGAATTTTCAGCTACAGAAACGATTTCAATTTCAGGTGGATTGTGGAACAATGGAACATTGCTTAGAAGTACAAATGCAGGAGTAGATTGGAATAAGATAAGTGTTTCTGGGAATATTAAAACTACCGATGTGAGTATAGCGGGTAATACAGGATTTTTAGTAGGAAATAACGGAATAACTAATGCAAGTTCAGAGCTGGGGGAGTTATTTAAAACAACAGATAGTGGTGTCACTTGGAGTTTAGTAAATACGGGATTTAATAATCGAATAGAAAAACTTAGTTATAAAAATGATGTTATTTGTGTTGTAGGAAAAAATAAATCGAATAATTTGAGTGATCCAGAATTTTTGATGCTTTCTAAAGATAACGGAAACACATGGAGTCGTGTAGGGCATAATTTTGCGGTTGTAGGATGGGAAGATGTAACTTTTATTTCTGCAACAAAAATTATCGCAGTAGGTTATAGTGGGCGTTCTATTTTAATTCAATTATAA
- a CDS encoding GNAT family N-acetyltransferase has protein sequence MLKPLTYDQLVKYTKCDNSLEEELNLNRTSRTISPELKEAFEQTILPNVADKSKNYLYSTLWTAISKNENKMVGDLCIVGEPNSDGEIEIGYGTYDGFQNKGFMTEVVSGIVVWTKTQPTVKGIIASTDKTNEASFKVLEKNNFIKIGETETLFNWKLEVK, from the coding sequence ATTTTAAAACCATTAACTTATGATCAGTTAGTGAAATATACAAAATGCGACAACTCTTTGGAAGAAGAACTCAATTTGAATAGAACTTCAAGAACAATTTCTCCTGAATTAAAAGAAGCATTTGAGCAAACAATTCTACCAAATGTAGCAGACAAAAGTAAAAACTATTTGTATTCAACACTTTGGACAGCAATTTCAAAAAATGAAAACAAAATGGTTGGTGATTTGTGTATTGTTGGCGAACCAAACTCTGACGGAGAAATTGAAATTGGTTATGGAACTTATGACGGATTTCAGAATAAAGGATTTATGACGGAAGTTGTAAGTGGAATTGTTGTTTGGACAAAAACGCAACCAACAGTAAAAGGAATAATTGCTTCAACAGACAAAACAAACGAAGCGTCTTTTAAAGTACTTGAAAAAAATAATTTCATTAAAATTGGAGAAACTGAAACATTGTTTAATTGGAAATTAGAAGTAAAATAA
- a CDS encoding RNA methyltransferase: MRKLANAELERKNVAEFKEAEKTPIIIVLDDIRSLHNIGSVFRTSDAFLIEKIYLCGITAIPPNKEIHKTALGATETVTWEYAEDVLDVIAKLKEEKTKVYAIEQTEKAIMLNDFAVTTNEKYALIFGNEVKGVSQKAINLSDGVIEIPQLGSKHSLNISVSAGIVIWDLFQKLQHD, from the coding sequence ATGAGAAAACTAGCTAACGCAGAATTAGAAAGAAAGAATGTTGCCGAATTTAAAGAAGCCGAAAAAACACCTATTATTATCGTTTTAGACGATATTAGAAGTTTACACAATATCGGTTCGGTTTTTAGAACTTCTGATGCTTTTTTAATTGAAAAAATCTACTTGTGTGGTATTACCGCTATTCCTCCAAACAAAGAGATTCACAAAACTGCCCTTGGAGCTACTGAAACAGTAACTTGGGAATATGCAGAGGATGTTTTAGACGTTATTGCTAAACTAAAAGAAGAAAAAACAAAGGTTTATGCTATAGAACAAACAGAAAAAGCAATAATGTTAAATGATTTCGCTGTTACAACTAACGAAAAATATGCTTTGATTTTTGGTAATGAAGTGAAAGGTGTTTCGCAAAAAGCCATTAATTTAAGCGATGGTGTAATTGAAATTCCACAATTAGGAAGCAAACATTCCTTAAATATTTCTGTTAGCGCTGGTATTGTAATTTGGGATTTGTTTCAGAAATTACAACACGATTAA
- a CDS encoding tetratricopeptide repeat protein, translating to MRVVLSLFFFQSILLTCFSQTNTIQTKKEQQQVIIDEYHTNCATKFNYYYQMAQWQECLDAGLKKDATIAYLWQQKAMPLFKTRKYEAGMVFLDKAVALDEEKWLDYRAFIKCIFAKTYKEAIVDFEKCKLMRGNTYVMDHTYDFHIALSYLQLNEFKKAEAIFKADIEDQISKYKEAHYLDLFYYGITLYEQKRWDKAISIFDKALGQYSEFSDVKFYKGICLVQLGKKEEAKIIFEESQNDFKNGYTINEDQIFYETYPYQVKRKE from the coding sequence ATGAGAGTAGTTCTATCATTATTTTTTTTTCAATCTATATTGTTAACTTGTTTTTCGCAAACTAATACAATTCAAACGAAAAAAGAACAACAGCAAGTAATTATTGATGAGTACCATACTAATTGTGCTACTAAATTCAATTATTATTATCAAATGGCACAATGGCAAGAATGTTTAGATGCTGGCTTAAAGAAAGATGCTACGATAGCCTATTTATGGCAGCAAAAAGCAATGCCGCTGTTTAAAACAAGAAAATATGAAGCAGGTATGGTGTTTTTGGATAAGGCTGTTGCTTTAGATGAAGAAAAATGGTTAGATTACAGAGCATTCATTAAATGTATTTTTGCAAAAACATATAAAGAAGCAATAGTAGACTTCGAAAAATGTAAGTTAATGAGAGGGAATACCTATGTGATGGATCACACCTATGATTTTCATATTGCATTAAGTTATTTGCAATTAAATGAGTTCAAAAAAGCAGAGGCAATTTTTAAAGCCGATATTGAAGACCAGATTTCAAAATATAAAGAAGCGCATTATTTAGATTTGTTTTATTATGGCATAACACTCTATGAACAAAAAAGATGGGATAAAGCCATTTCAATTTTCGATAAAGCATTAGGGCAATATTCCGAATTCTCAGATGTTAAGTTTTATAAAGGAATTTGCTTAGTTCAATTGGGGAAAAAAGAGGAAGCTAAAATTATTTTTGAAGAGTCTCAAAATGATTTTAAAAACGGATATACAATAAATGAAGATCAAATTTTTTATGAAACCTATCCCTATCAAGTTAAAAGAAAAGAATAA
- a CDS encoding amidohydrolase family protein: MKNFLRLSLLLLCQIAFSQKNEADYVIKNVSIIPMNKETVLKDKDVFITKGKIISIEKSGKSKIKARQEVNGMGKYIMPSLSDAHVHLPEEEKDLKRFFDLNLMNGVTKLRSMRGTWGHKDWRDKYNSKDVMAPRLYISSPPISRNYDLTKEDIVAYVKAAKDNDYDIVKMMSIKSQDVFVLFDDVCKQYDMKIAGHFISNPKGIVIEDDIIFKSSFNSIEHLGGLIGEPEKLESRINALKNNDIYVCPTLLWYKIAYGLFDLDEIIKIPGMEFYDEKTKKEWVEKTKIYREKTGKEAIEEELRLYGKEMEERLIVLKQLEAAGIKLLLSPDSSSKYTVPGFSALTEMQLYKKAGLSNYAILQASTVNFANYFNDTTYGTIEEGKSADFILLNENPLEDLNTLQNIEGVFYNFQFLNKTDLEKLRKEHSLY, encoded by the coding sequence ATGAAAAACTTTTTAAGGCTTTCGTTATTGTTACTTTGTCAAATTGCTTTTTCTCAAAAAAATGAAGCAGATTATGTAATTAAAAACGTTTCCATTATTCCAATGAATAAAGAAACAGTACTAAAAGATAAAGATGTTTTTATTACCAAAGGAAAAATTATAAGTATTGAAAAGTCAGGAAAGTCAAAGATAAAAGCAAGGCAAGAGGTTAATGGAATGGGGAAATATATTATGCCTTCATTGTCTGATGCACATGTTCATTTACCAGAAGAAGAAAAAGATTTGAAACGTTTTTTCGATTTGAATTTAATGAACGGTGTAACCAAATTGCGTTCTATGCGAGGGACTTGGGGACACAAAGACTGGAGAGATAAATACAACTCTAAAGATGTAATGGCTCCAAGACTATATATATCATCACCACCTATAAGTAGAAATTACGATTTAACCAAAGAAGATATTGTTGCCTATGTTAAAGCCGCTAAGGATAATGATTATGATATTGTGAAAATGATGAGTATTAAAAGTCAAGATGTTTTTGTGCTTTTTGATGACGTTTGTAAGCAGTACGACATGAAAATAGCAGGGCATTTTATTAGTAATCCAAAAGGGATAGTAATAGAAGATGATATTATCTTTAAATCAAGTTTCAATTCGATTGAACATTTAGGGGGTTTAATTGGAGAACCTGAAAAATTGGAAAGTAGAATTAATGCATTAAAAAATAACGACATTTATGTTTGTCCAACATTGTTATGGTATAAAATAGCATATGGATTATTTGATTTGGATGAAATTATCAAAATTCCTGGAATGGAGTTCTATGATGAAAAAACAAAAAAAGAATGGGTAGAGAAAACTAAAATATACAGAGAAAAAACGGGAAAAGAAGCAATTGAAGAAGAATTGAGGCTTTATGGGAAAGAAATGGAAGAAAGATTAATAGTGCTGAAACAGTTAGAGGCGGCAGGAATTAAGCTTTTGTTAAGTCCAGATAGTAGCTCAAAATATACTGTTCCAGGCTTTAGTGCTTTAACAGAAATGCAATTGTATAAAAAAGCGGGACTTTCTAATTATGCAATTTTGCAAGCATCAACCGTGAATTTTGCAAATTATTTTAATGACACTACCTATGGAACAATTGAAGAAGGAAAATCAGCCGATTTCATATTGTTAAACGAAAACCCTTTAGAAGATTTAAATACGTTACAAAATATAGAAGGTGTTTTTTATAATTTTCAGTTTCTAAATAAAACAGATTTAGAAAAACTAAGAAAAGAGCATTCTTTATATTAA
- the mutS gene encoding DNA mismatch repair protein MutS, which translates to MKQYNGIKVKYPDACLLFRVGDFYETFGEDAVRAARILGITLTKRGAGSDSETALAGFPHHSLNTYLPKLVKAGLRVAICDQLEDPKMTKTIVKRGVTELVTPGVSMNDEVLHSKSNNFLASVHFGKKMLGVSFLDVSTGEFLTAQGNEEYIDKLLQNFSPSEILVPKQNKAQFKQVFGEDFHTFFLEDWIYKEDYAIETLTKHFQTNSLKGFGIEELLEGVIASGAILYYLSETQHNKIQHITNIQRIAEDAYVWMDRFTIRNLELYHSNNVNAVTLLDVIDKTLSPMGARLLKRWLALPLKDATKIKSRHEVVAYLKENSEILQKIQYQIKQISDLERLISKVATGKVSPREVNYLNDSLNAIIPIKELALKSDNEALKVIGDSLHACELLREKIKNTINNEAPVHVNKGNAIATGVNEELDELRVISSKGKGYLDDLEKRESEKTGIPSLKVSFNNVFGYYIEVRNTHKDKVPSEWIRKQTLVNAERYITEELKEYEAKILGAEEKIQQLESQLFEQLVNWMATYIRPVQHNANLIAQIDCLNSFTQLAIENNYSQPFLDDSFDLEIKEGRHPVIEKQLPVGVPYISNDVFLDRVTQQIIMITGPNMSGKSAILRQTALIVLLAQMGSFVPAESVKMGVVDKIFTRVGASDNISMGESTFMVEMNETASILNNISDRSLVLLDEIGRGTSTYDGISIAWAISEYLHEHPNKPKTLFATHYHELNEMEVLFDRIQNYNVSVKELKDTVLFIRKLVKGGSAHSFGIHVAKMAGMPQTVIQKAQKILKKLEKDHSGEALNGSKMATDDELQLSFFNLDDPLLEEIKEEIINIDINTLTPVEALMKLNEIKRMLTKK; encoded by the coding sequence ATGAAACAATACAACGGGATAAAAGTAAAATATCCTGATGCTTGTTTGTTGTTTCGAGTGGGAGACTTCTATGAAACTTTTGGAGAAGATGCCGTTAGGGCAGCAAGAATTCTTGGAATAACACTAACAAAAAGAGGAGCAGGTTCAGATAGTGAAACGGCTTTAGCTGGCTTTCCGCACCATTCATTAAATACCTATTTGCCTAAATTGGTAAAAGCCGGTCTTCGTGTGGCAATTTGCGATCAATTAGAAGATCCAAAAATGACAAAAACGATTGTGAAACGTGGAGTAACCGAGTTGGTAACGCCAGGAGTTTCAATGAATGATGAGGTTTTGCATTCTAAATCGAATAACTTTTTAGCCTCTGTTCACTTTGGCAAGAAAATGCTAGGTGTTTCATTTTTAGATGTTTCAACAGGAGAATTCTTAACAGCACAGGGTAATGAGGAATATATAGACAAATTATTGCAAAATTTTAGTCCAAGCGAAATTTTAGTTCCAAAACAAAATAAAGCACAATTTAAACAAGTCTTTGGAGAAGATTTTCATACTTTCTTTTTAGAAGATTGGATCTACAAGGAAGATTATGCAATAGAAACGCTAACAAAACATTTTCAAACGAATTCACTAAAAGGTTTTGGAATAGAAGAGTTGTTAGAAGGTGTTATTGCTTCAGGTGCAATTTTGTACTATTTGTCAGAAACACAACACAATAAAATACAGCATATAACCAATATTCAACGTATTGCAGAAGATGCATATGTTTGGATGGATCGTTTTACGATTCGTAATCTCGAATTGTATCATTCAAACAATGTAAACGCAGTTACACTTTTAGATGTAATTGATAAAACATTGTCACCAATGGGAGCGCGTTTATTGAAAAGATGGTTGGCGTTGCCATTGAAAGATGCAACTAAAATAAAAAGCCGTCATGAAGTGGTGGCATATCTAAAAGAGAATTCAGAGATATTACAAAAAATACAATATCAAATTAAACAAATATCAGATTTAGAACGTTTAATTTCTAAAGTAGCAACAGGAAAAGTTTCTCCAAGAGAGGTAAATTATTTAAACGATTCTTTAAACGCAATCATTCCAATTAAAGAATTAGCATTAAAAAGTGATAATGAAGCCTTAAAAGTAATTGGAGATAGTTTGCATGCTTGCGAGCTTTTGAGAGAAAAAATTAAAAACACCATTAATAATGAAGCACCCGTTCATGTCAATAAAGGAAATGCAATTGCAACAGGTGTAAATGAAGAGCTAGATGAATTGAGAGTTATTTCGTCTAAAGGAAAAGGGTATTTAGATGATTTAGAGAAACGAGAAAGTGAGAAAACAGGAATTCCATCTTTGAAAGTTTCGTTTAATAATGTTTTCGGATATTATATTGAAGTAAGAAACACGCATAAAGACAAAGTGCCTTCCGAATGGATACGAAAGCAAACTTTGGTTAATGCAGAAAGATATATTACAGAAGAATTAAAAGAATATGAAGCGAAAATATTAGGAGCTGAAGAAAAGATTCAACAATTAGAATCGCAATTGTTTGAGCAATTGGTCAATTGGATGGCAACTTATATTAGACCTGTGCAACACAATGCTAATTTAATTGCTCAAATAGATTGTTTGAATTCGTTTACGCAATTGGCAATAGAGAATAATTATTCGCAACCTTTTTTAGATGATAGTTTTGATTTAGAAATTAAAGAAGGTCGCCACCCAGTTATTGAAAAGCAATTGCCAGTAGGCGTTCCTTATATTTCGAATGATGTTTTTTTAGATAGAGTAACACAGCAAATTATCATGATTACTGGGCCTAATATGTCGGGTAAATCGGCAATATTAAGGCAAACAGCATTGATTGTATTGTTGGCTCAAATGGGAAGTTTTGTGCCTGCTGAAAGTGTAAAAATGGGTGTGGTAGATAAAATTTTTACTAGGGTAGGAGCTAGTGATAATATCTCAATGGGAGAGTCTACATTCATGGTAGAAATGAATGAAACCGCTTCTATTTTGAATAATATTTCAGATAGGAGTTTAGTGCTTTTAGATGAAATCGGAAGAGGAACATCTACCTATGATGGTATTTCGATTGCTTGGGCAATTTCAGAATATTTACACGAACACCCAAACAAGCCAAAAACACTATTTGCTACCCATTATCATGAGTTAAATGAAATGGAAGTGCTGTTTGATCGTATTCAAAATTATAATGTTTCTGTAAAAGAGCTAAAAGATACGGTTCTGTTTATTCGTAAACTAGTAAAAGGAGGAAGTGCGCACAGTTTCGGTATTCATGTTGCTAAAATGGCTGGAATGCCACAAACAGTAATTCAAAAGGCACAGAAAATATTAAAAAAACTAGAGAAAGATCATTCAGGAGAAGCCTTAAACGGAAGTAAAATGGCAACTGATGATGAATTACAATTGAGTTTCTTTAATTTAGACGATCCGCTTTTAGAAGAAATAAAAGAAGAAATCATTAATATTGATATTAATACATTAACTCCAGTAGAGGCATTAATGAAGTTGAATGAGATAAAAAGGATGTTGACTAAAAAATAA
- the trhO gene encoding oxygen-dependent tRNA uridine(34) hydroxylase TrhO — translation MQLYNTLSAEERAELIDQAGKQRLTLSFYAYAKIEDPQKFRNDLFIAWNALDALGRIYVAQEGINAQMSVPADNFEAFRDTLEVYEFMKGIRLNVAVEQDDHSFLKLTIKVRHKIVADGLNDETFDVTNKGIHLKAAEFNQILDDPNTIVVDFRNHYESEIGHFKGAITPDVETFRESLPIINDQLKDHKEDKNLVMYCTGGIRCEKASAYFKHQGFKNVFQLEGGIIQYAKQIKEEGLDSKFIGKNFVFDNRLGERITDDIVSKCHQCGNPCDNHTNCANDGCHLLFIQCDSCQSIMENCCSTECLETTHLPLAEQVKIRKGKQVGNKVFRKGKSESLKFKQSGDLTDLALATAPKAKDIRQKIKIKKVLVGKAEHYYVKAQIGLFIVENQEIKIGDKILISGPTTGNQELILDKMLVNGKEIDVAKKGDKITFEVPFRIRLSDKLFKIIK, via the coding sequence ATGCAACTGTATAACACCTTAAGCGCAGAGGAAAGAGCAGAGCTTATCGATCAAGCTGGCAAACAACGTTTAACGTTGTCTTTCTATGCGTATGCAAAAATTGAAGACCCACAAAAATTTCGTAACGATTTATTTATTGCTTGGAACGCATTAGACGCTCTTGGTAGAATCTATGTAGCACAAGAAGGAATAAATGCTCAAATGAGTGTTCCTGCGGATAATTTCGAAGCATTTCGCGATACATTAGAAGTGTATGAATTTATGAAAGGCATTCGTTTGAATGTTGCTGTGGAGCAAGATGATCACTCTTTTTTAAAATTGACAATAAAAGTGCGTCATAAAATTGTTGCAGATGGATTAAATGATGAAACCTTTGATGTAACAAATAAAGGAATTCATCTAAAAGCAGCCGAATTTAACCAAATTTTAGATGACCCAAATACTATTGTAGTAGATTTTAGGAATCATTACGAAAGTGAAATTGGGCACTTTAAAGGAGCAATTACTCCAGATGTAGAAACATTCAGAGAAAGTCTGCCAATAATAAACGATCAGTTAAAAGATCATAAAGAAGATAAAAATCTTGTAATGTATTGTACCGGAGGAATTCGCTGCGAAAAAGCAAGTGCTTATTTTAAACATCAAGGTTTTAAGAATGTGTTTCAGTTAGAAGGAGGAATCATTCAATATGCAAAACAAATAAAAGAAGAAGGTTTAGATAGTAAATTTATCGGTAAGAACTTTGTTTTTGATAATCGTTTAGGAGAACGTATTACAGATGATATTGTATCAAAATGCCATCAATGTGGAAATCCATGCGATAATCATACGAATTGCGCGAATGATGGTTGTCATTTATTATTTATTCAATGTGATAGTTGTCAGTCTATAATGGAGAATTGTTGTTCTACAGAATGTTTAGAAACAACGCATTTGCCATTGGCGGAACAAGTAAAAATAAGAAAAGGAAAGCAAGTTGGAAACAAGGTCTTTCGTAAAGGAAAGTCAGAATCTTTAAAGTTTAAACAATCAGGAGATTTAACAGATTTAGCCTTGGCGACTGCTCCAAAAGCGAAAGATATTCGTCAGAAAATAAAAATCAAAAAGGTTTTAGTTGGTAAAGCAGAACATTATTATGTGAAAGCGCAAATTGGACTTTTTATTGTAGAAAATCAAGAAATAAAAATAGGAGACAAGATTTTAATTTCAGGTCCAACAACAGGGAATCAAGAATTGATTTTAGATAAAATGTTGGTAAACGGAAAAGAGATTGATGTGGCTAAAAAAGGAGATAAAATAACTTTTGAAGTTCCTTTTAGAATTAGACTTTCAGATAAATTATTTAAAATTATTAAGTAA
- a CDS encoding peptidase U32 family protein: MTTSGKIELMAPAGNFESMQAALDNGCDSIYFGVEQLNMRARATVNFVLEDLPEIARRCNEKNVRTYLTLNTIIYDHDLSVVKTLLSKAKEAGITAVIASDQAVIMTAKTMGIEVHISTQLNVTNIETVKFYAMFADTIVLSRELSLRQVKNITANIEKEEIKGPSGNLVEIEIFGHGALCMAVSGKCYLSLHSHNSSANRGACKQNCRKKYTVIDQESGFEIEVDNEYLMSPKDLCTLDFLDQVIDSGIKVLKIEGRGRAADYVATVIKTYREAIDAYYEGVFTKEKVDVWMQTLATVYNRGFWSGYYLGQKLGEWSDNPGSSATQKKVYVGKGMHYFPKSNIAEFKIEAYDIKKGDKILITGPSTGAQELVLEEMYVNDVDAEKAIKGDSCTLKVPFRIRLSDKMYKIVAS; the protein is encoded by the coding sequence ATGACTACTTCTGGAAAAATTGAATTGATGGCTCCTGCTGGAAATTTCGAATCGATGCAGGCAGCTCTAGATAATGGTTGTGATTCAATCTATTTTGGTGTGGAGCAATTGAATATGCGGGCTCGAGCAACAGTGAATTTTGTTTTAGAAGATTTACCAGAAATTGCTCGAAGATGTAATGAAAAAAACGTTAGAACCTATTTAACGTTAAATACAATTATTTACGACCATGATTTGTCGGTTGTAAAAACGCTTTTGTCTAAGGCTAAAGAGGCGGGCATTACAGCAGTTATCGCTTCAGATCAGGCGGTAATAATGACGGCAAAAACAATGGGAATTGAAGTGCATATTTCCACGCAGTTGAATGTAACAAATATTGAAACAGTTAAGTTTTATGCTATGTTTGCTGATACAATTGTACTGTCGAGAGAATTAAGTTTACGTCAAGTAAAAAATATCACGGCCAATATAGAAAAGGAAGAAATAAAAGGACCAAGTGGAAATTTGGTAGAAATTGAAATTTTCGGACATGGTGCTTTGTGTATGGCAGTTTCTGGGAAATGTTACCTGAGCTTGCATTCGCATAATTCTTCTGCAAATAGAGGAGCGTGTAAGCAAAATTGTAGAAAAAAATACACAGTTATAGATCAGGAATCTGGTTTTGAAATTGAAGTAGATAATGAGTATTTAATGTCGCCAAAAGACCTATGTACTTTGGATTTCTTAGATCAAGTAATAGATTCGGGAATAAAAGTGTTAAAAATTGAAGGTAGAGGTAGAGCTGCTGATTATGTGGCGACAGTTATAAAAACCTATAGAGAAGCTATTGATGCGTATTATGAAGGTGTCTTTACAAAAGAAAAAGTTGATGTATGGATGCAAACTTTAGCAACTGTTTATAATCGTGGTTTTTGGAGTGGTTATTACTTAGGTCAAAAGCTAGGAGAATGGTCAGATAATCCTGGATCTAGTGCTACACAAAAGAAAGTGTATGTGGGGAAAGGAATGCATTATTTTCCGAAATCTAATATTGCTGAATTTAAAATTGAAGCTTACGATATTAAAAAAGGAGATAAAATTTTAATTACAGGACCAAGTACAGGTGCGCAAGAGCTGGTTCTAGAAGAAATGTACGTGAATGATGTAGATGCTGAAAAAGCAATAAAAGGAGATAGTTGTACTTTAAAAGTACCTTTTAGAATTCGTTTGTCGGATAAAATGTATAAAATTGTAGCAAGTTAA
- a CDS encoding ferredoxin: MVVVTLQRDKCIGCNYCVEMAPNLFQMSKKDGKTVLLNSNDAKGFFTLKSPDHTIFEDGELAVKACPVKIISIKEV, translated from the coding sequence ATGGTTGTTGTAACATTGCAAAGAGATAAATGTATTGGGTGTAATTACTGTGTAGAAATGGCTCCCAATTTATTTCAGATGTCAAAAAAAGACGGTAAAACTGTTTTGTTGAACTCAAATGATGCAAAAGGATTTTTCACATTAAAATCGCCAGATCATACAATTTTTGAAGATGGAGAGTTGGCTGTTAAGGCATGTCCGGTTAAAATTATTTCAATTAAAGAAGTCTGA